A stretch of Christensenellaceae bacterium DNA encodes these proteins:
- a CDS encoding twitching motility protein: protein MDAEQILREATKLKASDIFIIVGRPVSFKINNRIECLGEEFLKPETTDRLVREIYALGARNPECMLETGDDDFSFSLKGVSRYRASVYRQRGSLAAVVRVIAFELPDPGELGIPEIILNLGSRPKGLILVTGPAGSGKSTTLACMIDRINKTRNSHVVTLEDPIEYLHRHDKSIISQREISTDTQSYEVALRAALRQAPDVVLLGEMRDHETISVAMTAAETGHLVISTLHTLGAVNTIDRIIDVFPPTQQAQIRVQLSMVLQAVVSQQLLKTTDGGITPAFEIMMCNTAIRNMIRESKTHQIETAIFSSAAEGMVTMDSSLLKLYESGTVTAEEVLMHSIQPDVMKKKLNI, encoded by the coding sequence ATGGACGCAGAACAAATTTTAAGAGAAGCAACAAAGCTTAAGGCATCAGATATTTTTATCATAGTCGGGAGGCCGGTTTCGTTCAAAATCAACAACAGGATTGAATGCCTGGGCGAAGAATTTTTAAAGCCGGAAACGACGGACCGCCTGGTTCGTGAGATATACGCGCTGGGAGCGAGAAATCCGGAGTGTATGCTTGAAACGGGCGACGACGATTTTTCGTTCTCCTTAAAAGGCGTGTCGCGTTACCGCGCGAGCGTATACCGCCAGCGTGGTTCGCTTGCGGCTGTCGTGCGCGTGATCGCGTTTGAGCTTCCGGACCCGGGCGAGCTGGGGATTCCCGAGATCATACTTAATCTGGGGAGCAGGCCAAAGGGTTTGATTCTGGTGACAGGTCCGGCGGGAAGCGGAAAATCGACGACGCTGGCCTGCATGATAGACCGGATCAATAAAACGCGCAACAGCCATGTGGTGACGCTGGAAGACCCCATCGAATACCTGCACAGGCATGATAAAAGCATTATCAGCCAACGGGAAATTTCAACGGATACGCAAAGCTATGAGGTTGCGCTGCGCGCTGCACTGCGGCAGGCGCCGGACGTCGTATTGTTGGGGGAAATGCGCGACCATGAAACGATCAGTGTGGCGATGACGGCGGCGGAAACGGGACATCTGGTTATTTCTACCCTGCATACCTTAGGGGCCGTCAATACCATCGACAGGATTATTGACGTTTTCCCGCCCACCCAGCAGGCGCAGATACGGGTACAGCTTTCAATGGTGCTGCAGGCCGTTGTTTCTCAGCAGCTTTTAAAAACGACAGACGGCGGAATCACGCCGGCCTTTGAAATTATGATGTGTAACACTGCCATCCGCAATATGATACGGGAATCCAAAACGCACCAGATCGAAACGGCTATTTTTTCATCTGCGGCCGAGGGCATGGTCACGATGGACAGCAGCCTGTTAAAGCTGTATGAAAGCGGAACAGTAACGGCGGAAGAAGTATTGATGCACAGCATACAGCCGGATGTGATGAAAAAGAAGCTGAATATATGA
- a CDS encoding pilus assembly protein: MKCTSIKGKYKLSDAELSAFCEQLAYMIKSGISLQEGLMLLGEEESSEIGAQVTLTLLDTVEQGGSLACALRATDAFPRYMVNMVEIGEASGKLEDVLSSLCAYYERQENIARSIKSAVTYPLVMIAMMIAVILVVIIEVLPVFANVFAQLGSEMSGFVSGVMQFGGAVSRYAVVIVAVAAAVIVLFFILRRTRGGKRFLAAVYERLFRKTSLAVASGRFASAMALMLGSGMDVDQALDMTLELIDNHSTRQKVTAVRQRMESGEGFAEAVAGVGLFSGLYGKMITIGFRTGTLPSVMKRIAQHYEEEADRKMNGILSALEPTLVAVLSLIVGLILLSVMLPLMGVMSAIG; this comes from the coding sequence ATGAAATGTACGTCTATTAAAGGGAAATACAAACTTTCCGATGCAGAGCTTTCAGCCTTTTGCGAGCAGCTCGCATACATGATCAAGTCGGGAATATCGCTTCAGGAAGGCTTGATGCTGCTGGGAGAGGAAGAAAGCAGCGAAATCGGAGCGCAGGTTACGCTCACGCTGCTGGATACGGTGGAACAAGGCGGGTCGCTGGCCTGCGCCCTGCGCGCTACGGATGCTTTTCCACGCTATATGGTGAATATGGTGGAAATCGGCGAAGCGTCCGGAAAGCTTGAGGACGTACTTTCTTCCCTGTGCGCCTATTACGAGCGGCAGGAAAACATCGCCCGCAGTATCAAAAGCGCGGTGACTTATCCGCTTGTGATGATCGCGATGATGATCGCGGTCATCTTGGTAGTGATCATTGAGGTTCTTCCTGTATTTGCCAACGTATTTGCACAGCTTGGAAGCGAAATGTCGGGTTTTGTATCAGGCGTTATGCAATTCGGCGGCGCCGTAAGCCGGTACGCGGTGGTGATCGTGGCGGTGGCGGCGGCGGTCATTGTTTTGTTTTTTATCCTGCGCCGGACCAGGGGCGGCAAACGCTTTTTAGCGGCGGTTTATGAGCGGCTGTTCAGGAAAACATCGCTCGCGGTTGCTTCCGGCCGTTTTGCCTCGGCGATGGCGTTGATGTTGGGAAGCGGAATGGATGTCGATCAGGCGCTCGACATGACGCTGGAACTCATTGATAACCACAGCACCCGACAAAAAGTAACGGCGGTCAGGCAGCGTATGGAAAGCGGAGAAGGCTTCGCGGAAGCGGTCGCAGGCGTGGGCTTGTTTTCCGGCCTTTACGGGAAAATGATCACCATAGGATTCAGAACAGGAACGCTGCCAAGCGTGATGAAGCGTATCGCGCAGCATTATGAGGAAGAAGCGGACCGCAAGATGAACGGGATATTGTCGGCGCTGGAGCCGACGCTGGTGGCGGTGCTGTCGCTGATCGTGGGACTGATCTTGCTGTCGGTCATGCTGCCGCTTATGGGCGTGATGTCCGCGATCGGATAA
- a CDS encoding MarR family transcriptional regulator, producing the protein MEDKTLVEQLMQAYGLLHRHQHLDAMRRGCPGHIHRGQGRVLSLLKLQPEISQKELSYLLDMRSQSLGELLAKLEKNGYITRAPSEQDRRVMEIKLTDAGKEAADETEKQQEDFGKVLDFLSDEEKHQLSSALEHIIAELEPKLKEADISGFGFGFERPPFPGGMPHECGSGSCQRHRPPSAGEQGGCHHGHDGGETRHGGCHSGGAARGKCHGHQQKGPQGPWQER; encoded by the coding sequence ATGGAAGATAAAACATTAGTGGAACAATTGATGCAGGCATACGGACTGCTTCACAGACATCAGCATTTGGACGCTATGCGTAGGGGATGCCCGGGCCACATTCACCGAGGACAGGGGAGGGTTCTCTCTTTGCTGAAGTTACAGCCGGAAATCAGTCAAAAGGAGCTTTCTTATTTACTGGATATGCGTTCGCAGTCCTTGGGCGAGCTGCTCGCAAAGTTGGAGAAAAACGGCTATATCACGCGCGCGCCGTCCGAACAGGATCGCCGTGTGATGGAAATTAAACTGACGGACGCCGGAAAAGAAGCGGCGGATGAGACGGAAAAACAGCAGGAAGACTTCGGAAAGGTGTTGGATTTTCTCAGCGATGAAGAAAAACATCAGCTTTCCAGCGCGCTGGAGCACATTATTGCCGAGCTTGAGCCAAAACTCAAGGAGGCGGATATTTCCGGTTTTGGTTTTGGATTTGAGAGGCCGCCATTTCCGGGCGGTATGCCTCATGAGTGCGGATCGGGCAGCTGCCAGCGCCATAGGCCGCCGTCTGCGGGGGAACAGGGCGGCTGCCATCACGGTCACGACGGCGGAGAAACGCGTCATGGCGGGTGTCATAGCGGCGGGGCCGCGCGCGGGAAATGCCACGGCCATCAGCAAAAAGGCCCGCAGGGACCATGGCAAGAGCGGTAA
- the acoX gene encoding acetoin catabolism protein X, translating into MGTIGIVVNPYSGKDVRRIVTYATSFDNQEKISIIRRILSGICELGNHRIYIMPDDNHLSDDAVDGMNNPDVKKSVTIPDSYVSGEAKDTSNFVKYVTETEHADVVIVLGGDGTSRVAAKTIGDVPIIPVSTGTNNVYPVFIEGTAVAMAASAVAENVLRREEFPHGKLIEVSITNGQRDIALVDAVLSKKSYIGARAITKEEDIDAIFVTQAHPANIGFSGLVGSIHSVSPDDDIGIYAKLNWQDNTYIAAIATGMLTRFGADDVRSVGIRDKLVLQPRYSGTVALDGEREMTFGPEDTVTMKITRNGPRKVDVKDAVKRAAELGYLRSPL; encoded by the coding sequence ATGGGAACGATCGGAATTGTTGTAAACCCCTACTCGGGAAAAGATGTCAGGCGAATTGTAACATATGCGACCTCGTTTGATAATCAGGAGAAAATCAGTATAATAAGGCGGATTTTGTCTGGGATATGCGAACTTGGCAATCACCGTATTTACATTATGCCGGACGACAATCATTTAAGCGACGATGCCGTGGACGGCATGAATAATCCCGATGTCAAAAAAAGCGTGACGATACCAGACTCTTATGTTTCCGGTGAGGCAAAGGATACCAGCAATTTTGTAAAATATGTCACGGAAACAGAACATGCAGACGTTGTTATTGTCCTTGGGGGCGACGGGACAAGCAGGGTTGCGGCTAAGACGATTGGCGATGTGCCGATAATCCCCGTTTCAACGGGAACCAACAACGTATATCCGGTGTTTATCGAGGGAACTGCCGTGGCGATGGCTGCTTCTGCAGTCGCGGAAAATGTTCTCAGGCGGGAAGAATTTCCACATGGGAAATTGATTGAGGTGAGCATCACCAACGGGCAGCGAGATATTGCCCTGGTTGACGCGGTTTTATCCAAAAAAAGTTATATTGGCGCGCGGGCCATCACAAAAGAAGAAGATATTGATGCGATCTTTGTGACGCAGGCTCATCCGGCTAATATAGGTTTTTCCGGTCTGGTAGGATCGATTCATTCTGTATCTCCCGACGACGATATAGGAATATACGCAAAACTTAACTGGCAGGACAACACCTATATAGCCGCAATTGCTACAGGTATGCTTACGCGTTTTGGAGCGGACGACGTCCGCAGCGTTGGTATTAGGGATAAGCTTGTGCTGCAACCAAGATATAGCGGCACGGTGGCGCTCGACGGCGAACGTGAAATGACTTTTGGGCCGGAAGATACCGTTACGATGAAAATAACGCGCAATGGTCCCCGCAAGGTGGATGTAAAAGATGCGGTTAAAAGGGCAGCCGAATTAGGCTATCTGCGTTCGCCTTTATAA
- a CDS encoding methyltransferase has translation MNKILCGDAIKMLKTLPKGCADMCVTSPPYYGLRDYGVNGQIGLEQSPDSYIQKLMEVFQEVWRVLRDNGTLWIIIADSYAGSGKGAGAKKKSKQSYKYSKDNKAVKMPKLWNGIKQKDMIGIPWQLAFALRQKGWFLRSDIVWQKPNAMPESVKDRPARSYEHIFLLSKSPRYYFNHEAIKQPVKASTVARYRRAVGENKYSDGIPGQTMQGLFRTRRDSLKMPLMRNCRDVWTIPTKPYKGAHFATYPVDLIIPCILAGCPKGGIVLDPFLGVGTTGIAAIRTERQYIGIELNPNFCNLARDRIEKETERS, from the coding sequence TTGAATAAAATCTTATGTGGTGACGCAATAAAAATGCTAAAAACCCTACCTAAAGGGTGTGCGGATATGTGTGTCACTAGCCCCCCGTATTACGGCTTGCGGGATTATGGTGTAAATGGACAAATAGGGTTAGAGCAATCCCCCGATTCATATATTCAAAAACTAATGGAAGTATTTCAGGAGGTATGGCGGGTATTGCGAGATAATGGCACACTTTGGATTATTATTGCAGATAGTTACGCTGGTAGCGGGAAAGGAGCAGGAGCAAAAAAGAAAAGCAAACAGTCTTACAAATATTCTAAAGACAATAAAGCCGTAAAAATGCCGAAACTATGGAATGGAATTAAACAGAAAGATATGATAGGTATTCCGTGGCAATTAGCGTTTGCATTACGACAAAAAGGCTGGTTTTTACGTTCTGATATTGTGTGGCAAAAACCTAATGCAATGCCGGAGAGCGTTAAAGACCGCCCCGCCCGCTCTTACGAACACATCTTCTTATTGTCAAAATCTCCACGGTATTATTTTAACCACGAAGCTATAAAGCAGCCTGTAAAAGCCAGCACCGTAGCGCGGTACAGACGCGCAGTAGGTGAAAATAAATATTCGGACGGTATTCCAGGGCAAACGATGCAAGGATTGTTCCGAACACGGCGGGACAGTTTGAAGATGCCTCTTATGCGGAATTGCAGGGACGTGTGGACAATACCGACCAAACCGTACAAAGGGGCGCATTTTGCGACTTATCCTGTAGACCTCATAATCCCCTGTATTCTTGCGGGATGTCCGAAAGGCGGCATTGTGTTAGACCCTTTTTTGGGGGTCGGAACAACGGGCATTGCCGCGATTCGTACCGAGCGACAATATATTGGAATTGAATTAAATCCAAATTTTTGCAACTTGGCGCGAGACCGGATAGAAAAAGAAACGGAAAGGAGCTGA
- a CDS encoding glutamine synthetase, translating to MTKTTELFGSMVFGDTVMKQRLPKETYRALKKTIEDGKDLDIGVANVVANAMKDWAVEHGVTHFTHWFQPMTGTTAEKHDSFISPTPDGHVIMEFSGKELIKGEPDASSFPSGGLRATFEARGYTAWDPTSYAFIKDGILCIPTAFCSYGGEALDKKTPLLRSMETLSDQALRILRLFGNTQATRVLSTVGPEQEYFLIDRGLYEQRKDLKYCNRTLFGARPPKGQQLDDHYFGAIRPRVSAFMKELDEELWKLGVLAKTKHNEVAPAQHELAPIFTTTNIATDHNQITMELMRRIAYKHGLACLLHEKPFAGVNGSGKHNNWSISTNTGENLLEPTSDPHGNLQFLLFLCAVIKAVDEYQDLLRVSVASAGNDHRLGANEAPPAIISMFLGDELTDVLTCIETDSDYIDRVKCDMEMGVHVLPNFKKDTTDRNRTSPFAFTGNKFEFRMLGSALSIAGPNIVLNTIVAEELRQFADVLEKGADFEKDVLALIKKTLKEHKRIVFNGNNYSDEWIEEAEKRGLLNLKSTADCLPYFIHPKNVELFTSHHIFTEKEMHSRFEILLDSYCKTINIEAVTMLQMAKKSIMPAVIAYTRELTETALAKEQLGVNADTEKRLSSELSSLLSCFISAIDRLDQAMINVKDTGDIAQQASDYREHVFAAMQEVRGVSDRMETIVSKKYWPWPTYGDLLFSV from the coding sequence ATGACAAAAACAACGGAACTGTTTGGCAGTATGGTGTTCGGCGATACCGTCATGAAACAACGGCTTCCAAAGGAAACGTACCGCGCCCTAAAGAAGACCATCGAAGACGGTAAGGACCTCGATATTGGCGTGGCTAATGTCGTTGCCAACGCCATGAAAGACTGGGCCGTGGAGCATGGAGTCACACACTTTACCCACTGGTTCCAGCCCATGACCGGAACAACGGCGGAAAAGCACGACAGTTTTATTTCGCCCACGCCTGACGGACATGTCATCATGGAATTTTCCGGCAAGGAACTTATCAAGGGCGAACCCGACGCATCGAGCTTTCCGTCCGGCGGCCTGCGCGCGACCTTTGAAGCGCGGGGATATACCGCCTGGGACCCCACCTCTTACGCATTCATCAAGGACGGTATTTTGTGCATTCCCACTGCTTTCTGCTCATACGGCGGCGAAGCGCTGGACAAGAAAACGCCTCTGCTGCGTTCCATGGAAACGCTTTCGGACCAGGCTCTGCGCATTTTGCGGCTTTTTGGCAACACACAAGCGACGCGCGTGCTTTCTACAGTCGGTCCCGAGCAGGAATATTTTCTCATCGACCGCGGTCTTTATGAGCAGCGCAAGGATTTGAAATACTGTAACCGTACGCTCTTTGGCGCCCGGCCGCCCAAGGGACAGCAGCTAGACGATCATTACTTCGGCGCGATCCGTCCACGTGTTTCCGCCTTTATGAAAGAGTTGGACGAGGAATTATGGAAGCTGGGGGTGCTCGCCAAAACCAAACACAATGAGGTTGCGCCCGCGCAGCACGAACTCGCGCCCATCTTTACGACGACGAACATCGCGACGGACCATAACCAGATTACGATGGAGTTAATGCGGCGTATCGCCTACAAGCACGGTCTTGCCTGCCTGCTGCATGAAAAGCCGTTTGCCGGCGTAAACGGGAGCGGCAAGCATAACAACTGGTCTATTTCCACCAACACGGGAGAAAACCTGTTGGAACCGACCAGCGATCCGCACGGCAACCTGCAATTCCTCTTGTTTTTATGCGCCGTCATCAAGGCGGTGGACGAATACCAGGATTTGTTGCGCGTGTCTGTCGCAAGCGCGGGAAACGATCACCGCTTAGGCGCAAACGAGGCGCCGCCCGCGATCATTTCCATGTTCCTGGGCGACGAGCTCACAGACGTGCTCACGTGTATCGAAACGGACAGCGACTATATCGACCGTGTGAAATGCGATATGGAAATGGGCGTGCATGTGCTGCCGAATTTTAAAAAGGATACCACGGACCGCAACCGTACGTCGCCATTCGCCTTTACGGGCAACAAGTTCGAATTTCGTATGCTGGGATCCGCGCTTTCCATCGCCGGACCGAATATCGTGCTCAATACGATCGTAGCCGAAGAATTGCGGCAGTTTGCCGACGTCCTGGAAAAAGGCGCGGACTTTGAAAAGGATGTGCTCGCCTTGATCAAAAAAACGCTCAAGGAGCACAAGCGCATTGTCTTTAACGGCAATAACTACTCGGACGAGTGGATAGAAGAAGCGGAAAAACGCGGCCTGCTGAACCTGAAATCGACTGCGGACTGCCTACCGTATTTTATCCATCCGAAGAATGTGGAGCTTTTCACCAGCCACCACATCTTTACGGAAAAGGAGATGCATTCCCGTTTCGAGATTCTTCTGGATTCATATTGCAAGACGATCAATATCGAAGCGGTGACCATGCTGCAAATGGCCAAAAAGAGTATTATGCCCGCCGTCATCGCCTATACGCGCGAACTGACGGAAACGGCGCTTGCCAAAGAGCAGCTTGGCGTAAACGCAGATACGGAAAAGCGGCTCTCATCCGAGCTTTCTTCCCTGCTGTCGTGCTTTATCAGCGCCATCGACCGGCTCGACCAGGCGATGATCAATGTGAAAGATACCGGCGACATCGCCCAGCAGGCCAGCGATTACCGCGAGCATGTATTTGCCGCTATGCAAGAGGTGCGCGGCGTTTCCGACAGGATGGAGACCATCGTCAGCAAAAAATACTGGCCCTGGCCGACATACGGCGACCTGCTTTTCAGCGTATAA
- the cspA gene encoding major cold shock protein — protein sequence MHTGTVKWFNSEKGFGFITNDDGSEDVFVHFSAIISQDGYKSLQEGQSVTFDVEADPKNSSKFRASNVKAA from the coding sequence ATGCATACTGGTACTGTAAAATGGTTCAATTCGGAAAAGGGCTTCGGCTTTATCACAAACGACGACGGCAGCGAGGATGTATTCGTACATTTTTCGGCAATTATCTCTCAGGACGGATACAAATCCTTGCAGGAGGGCCAATCGGTTACGTTTGACGTAGAAGCCGATCCCAAAAACAGCAGTAAGTTCCGCGCATCTAATGTGAAAGCCGCTTGA
- a CDS encoding transposase, with product MAVYRVERTKDYTVTANHHLRNTALSLKAKGLLSLMLSLPDNWDYTTRGLAAICRDGVDAIRATVRELERNGYVIRKRIRNAQGQLAETEYTILEQPQPKLENPVLGNPVQENPALGKPILENPAQLNTKKSIIQELRTEVSKKDQSINPTGAIEAIENCRAQLCTNIEYETLCERYGTEQVNEIVELMTETLCCGKARIRISGDDKPAELVKARFLQLKFMHVEYVLSCMRNNTTKIRNIKGYLLTALFNAPATIDNFYRAEVNHDLYL from the coding sequence TTGGCAGTATACCGGGTGGAGCGTACAAAGGACTATACCGTCACGGCAAACCACCACTTACGCAACACCGCCTTATCGCTCAAAGCAAAGGGGCTTTTGTCCTTAATGCTATCTCTCCCAGATAATTGGGATTATACCACAAGGGGGCTTGCTGCCATATGCCGTGACGGTGTGGACGCAATTAGGGCAACAGTGCGGGAATTGGAGCGTAACGGGTACGTTATCCGCAAGAGGATAAGGAACGCGCAAGGGCAGCTTGCGGAAACAGAATACACGATATTAGAGCAGCCCCAGCCTAAACTGGAAAATCCAGTCTTGGGTAATCCAGTACAGGAAAACCCAGCATTGGGAAAACCAATACTGGAAAATCCCGCACAATTAAATACTAAGAAATCAATTATACAAGAATTAAGAACGGAGGTATCAAAGAAAGATCAATCTATCAACCCTACTGGCGCGATCGAAGCGATTGAAAATTGCAGGGCGCAGCTATGCACCAATATTGAATATGAGACATTATGCGAACGGTACGGCACGGAACAGGTAAACGAGATCGTGGAGCTTATGACTGAAACGTTGTGCTGCGGAAAAGCCCGCATACGGATTTCCGGGGACGATAAGCCCGCCGAGTTGGTGAAAGCTAGGTTTTTACAACTTAAATTCATGCACGTTGAATATGTTTTAAGCTGCATGAGGAACAACACAACCAAGATCAGAAATATCAAAGGATATCTTTTGACGGCATTGTTTAACGCCCCGGCGACGATAGATAACTTTTACCGAGCCGAGGTAAACCACGATTTGTATTTGTAA
- a CDS encoding long-chain-fatty-acid--CoA ligase: MKEFKKYPVTEYKNFRELLDGCTTQYKERPLFRTTTGGSVQDVSCNAFILTVERLGAAFGALGLLDGSRIAVVGETSVKWIATYFAAVCGGAVIVPVDKELPVDEMANILRDSGAKALVYSSAMCREAEILEKSVSDLQYLIGMDEREDGPNYRSFDRLIQSIPDKAAAEYKTIPQNEETLSTILYTSGTTGQSKGVMLCPRNILSVTAGGLTLLDIGDVCLSVLPIHHSLEFSHGIVMMMQNGTTISIGRGLRYFMEDMLLFQPNAAFLVPAFVEHMERLVWKKAQAAGKEEALRALMAKSAAEREKGHDLRKEYFGEINKIFGGRLELLLCGGAHLPAETMKRFRDWGIPLVNGYGLTECSPLVAVNGNRYYKDGSVGLPIPCNEVEIRNIDGNGEGEIWVRGENVMLGYYHNEEATAQAIRDNWFDTGDLGHLDQDGYLFITGRKKNLIVFSNGKNIYPEEIEEYFKGIEYLKEIVVFARENDEQKDQLCAEVFLDEAFRQNMGDEEALSRLQEDMAKINKSLPVYKQVRNVVLRDAMFEKTTKNSIKRSS; encoded by the coding sequence ATGAAAGAATTTAAAAAGTATCCGGTCACGGAATATAAAAATTTCAGAGAATTATTAGATGGATGTACAACACAATATAAGGAAAGGCCGCTTTTTAGAACAACGACAGGCGGGAGCGTCCAAGACGTCAGTTGTAACGCGTTTATCTTGACGGTGGAGCGGCTGGGCGCGGCATTCGGGGCGCTTGGCTTACTGGACGGCAGCAGGATTGCCGTGGTCGGAGAGACAAGCGTGAAATGGATCGCGACTTATTTTGCCGCCGTATGCGGCGGCGCGGTAATCGTTCCGGTAGATAAGGAACTACCCGTCGATGAAATGGCAAATATACTAAGGGACAGTGGGGCAAAGGCTCTAGTCTATTCTTCCGCCATGTGCCGTGAGGCGGAGATATTGGAGAAAAGCGTCAGCGATTTGCAATACTTGATAGGCATGGACGAACGTGAGGACGGCCCAAATTATCGTTCCTTTGACCGGTTGATCCAAAGCATACCTGATAAAGCGGCAGCAGAATATAAAACGATACCGCAAAACGAAGAGACACTGTCAACCATTCTTTATACATCCGGCACTACCGGTCAAAGTAAGGGAGTCATGCTTTGCCCACGGAATATTCTGAGCGTTACAGCCGGAGGTCTTACGCTTTTGGATATTGGAGATGTTTGCCTTTCCGTTCTTCCCATACATCATTCGCTGGAGTTCTCGCACGGTATTGTGATGATGATGCAAAATGGAACGACAATCAGCATAGGGCGTGGGCTCCGATATTTTATGGAGGATATGCTTTTATTTCAACCGAACGCGGCTTTCCTGGTTCCGGCATTTGTGGAACATATGGAACGCCTGGTGTGGAAAAAGGCACAGGCGGCAGGAAAAGAAGAAGCTCTCAGAGCGCTCATGGCAAAAAGCGCGGCAGAACGGGAAAAAGGACATGATTTACGAAAAGAGTATTTTGGAGAGATCAATAAAATATTCGGCGGACGCCTTGAATTGTTGCTGTGCGGCGGCGCGCACCTGCCGGCGGAAACCATGAAACGGTTCAGGGATTGGGGGATACCTCTTGTTAACGGATATGGATTAACGGAGTGCTCACCGTTGGTCGCGGTAAATGGCAACCGATATTATAAAGACGGCTCCGTAGGACTCCCGATTCCCTGCAACGAAGTGGAGATACGCAATATCGACGGAAACGGCGAAGGCGAAATTTGGGTCAGGGGAGAAAATGTGATGCTTGGGTATTATCATAATGAAGAAGCGACCGCCCAGGCAATCAGGGATAACTGGTTTGACACGGGAGACCTAGGGCATTTAGACCAGGACGGCTATCTTTTTATTACAGGCCGGAAAAAGAACTTGATCGTTTTTTCCAACGGAAAAAACATTTATCCGGAGGAAATAGAGGAATATTTCAAAGGGATAGAATACCTGAAAGAAATCGTCGTATTTGCACGGGAAAACGACGAACAAAAAGACCAGCTTTGCGCAGAAGTGTTTCTCGACGAAGCGTTTCGGCAAAACATGGGCGATGAGGAGGCGTTATCGCGTTTGCAGGAAGATATGGCGAAAATCAATAAAAGCCTGCCGGTCTATAAACAGGTGCGTAACGTTGTGTTACGCGACGCAATGTTTGAAAAAACGACAAAGAATTCAATCAAAAGGTCTTCATAA